A genomic segment from Dermacentor silvarum isolate Dsil-2018 chromosome 11, BIME_Dsil_1.4, whole genome shotgun sequence encodes:
- the LOC119433683 gene encoding UDP-glucose 4-epimerase, which yields MTSPLPPAALSPLVAKRDARGQLGQSRVGERKRKLACSLRHASRERGGIRRGSHSHLRGHATPSGLDRRCRGTAAEPTLLDNPGARISSRNSAANGTTSISLRVRSSPACKTSQSSAALPTVNKMSGKTVFVTGAAGFIGSHTVIELLRAGYRVIGIDNFANAVPGENGQAASLERAQELTGRTMTFYQCDLLEKASLARIFDKHKIDFVIHFAAMKAVGESMQKPLFYYKNNIVSTINLLEVMKEHGVYSMVFSSSCVVYGNPQYLPIDEAHPIGNVTNVYGRTKYAIEQMLEDICKAEKQWNIIALRYFNPLGAHPSGKIGEDPIRAFTNLMPVIGEVALGKRTELAVLGGDYDTEDGTSVRDFIHVMDLATGHVAALERLEQNPRYKVYNLGTGKGYTVLQLIDAFEKVTGKKIPYKIHDRRLGDIPAIWGDCSLAEKELHWKAQHGIERMCEDFWRWLTTNPAGYRTDNPHPSLKINTTEIGCGDPALAPELDCDK from the exons ATGACGTCACCCTTGCCTCCGGCTGCCCTCTCGCCCCTCGTGGCAAAGCGAGACGCCAGAGGCCAACTCGGCCAGTCGCGAGTCGGAGAGAGGAAAAGGAAGTTAGCTTGCTCGCTTCGGCACGCCTCTCGCGAACGTGGTGGTATTCGTCGAGGGAGTCACAGTCACTTGCGCGGGCACGCCACACCGTCCGGATTGGATCGACGCTGTCGTGGCACTGCAGCGGAACCAACCTTACTGGATAATCCAGGCGCGCGCATCTCCAGCCGTAACTCTGCTGCGAACGGTACCACATCTATCTCGCTCCGAGTGAGATCAAGCCCGGCGTGTAAGACGTCCCAGTCGTCAGCAGCGCTGCCAACG GTGAACAAGATGAGCGGCAAGACAGTGTTCGTGACGGGCGCAGCTGGCTTCATCGGCAGCCACACGGTCATCGAGCTACTGCGGGCCGGCTACAGGGTCATTGGAATCGACAACTTCGCAAACGCTGTTCCAG GCGAGAATGGACAAGCGGCCAGCCTGGAGCGGGCACAAGAGCTGACGGGAAGAACAATGACGTTTTACCAGTGCGACCTCCTCGAGAAAGCGTCCTTGGCAAGGATATTCGATAAG CACAAGATCGACTTCGTCATCCATTTCGCTGCCATGAAAGCTGTGGGCGAGTCCATGCAGAAGCCACTCTTTTACTACAAGAACAACATCGTCAGCACCATCAATCTGCTTGAG GTCATGAAGGAGCATGGTGTCTACAGCATGGTGTTCAGCAGTTCTTGCGTGGTATATGGCAACCCACAGTACCTGCCTATCGATGAGGCACACCCTATTGGCAATGTGACAAATGTGTATGGCAGAACCAAGTATGCCATTGAACAAATGCTTGAAGACATCTGCAAAGCTGAGAAG CAATGGAACATCATCGCTCTGCGTTACTTCAACCCTCTTGGTGCTCACCCATCAGGAAAGATAGGTGAAGACCCAATCAGAGCTTTCACCAACTTGATGCCAGTCATTGGGGAGGTTGCACTTGGAAAGCGAACAGAGCTGGCTGTCCTCGGTGGTGACTACGACACTGAAGACGGAACAA GTGTGCGAGATTTTATACACGTCATGGACCTTGCTACTGGACATGTTGCAGCCTTGGAAAGATTGGAGCAGAATCCTAGATACAAG GTTTACAACCTTGGCACTGGCAAAGGGTACACTGTGCTACAGCTCATTGATGCCTTTGAAAAGGTTACAGGAAAGAAG ATTCCCTACAAGATCCATGACCGCCGCCTTGGCGACATACCAGCAATCTGGGGTGACTGCAGCCTTGCGGAAAAGGAACTGCACTGGAAAGCACAGCATGGCATTGAGCGCATGT GTGAGGATTTCTGGAGGTGGCTGACAACCAATCCTGCTGGATATCGCACAGACAACCCACATCCAAGCCTAAAGATTAACACCACTGAAATCGGGTGTGGAGACCCTGCATTGGCACCGGAGCTTGACTGCGACAAGTAA